The following are encoded in a window of Cyprinus carpio isolate SPL01 chromosome A13, ASM1834038v1, whole genome shotgun sequence genomic DNA:
- the LOC109068633 gene encoding protein delta homolog 2-like isoform X3, with protein sequence MKLTVVLLLCGCGVLFKHRCEAQVETSPTPSVSNCTCELGHGKCAENGDCRCDPGWGGPRCDDCVRMPGCVHGSCHQPWQCTCMDGWAGRFCDKDIYVCSRKQPCQNGATCVLNGSGDYSCLCHEGFHGRDCELKTGPCQKTKSPCKNGGLCEDLGGYAPELSCRCLAGFTGPRCETNMDDCLMRPCANGATCLDGVNRFSCLCPAGFIGRFCTINLDDCASQPCLNGGRCIDRVSTFQCFCAPGYTGRTCEIPVWESGPQAVSPFRGEGDRVTQVSRSHWTTPSGEERRSFKISVVTQHGAEGLSELQLIILLVLGGMTLAVVALTGGLVLRGHCQDRSARCRCRPAPAHHRPFHRCRTNLPPAQQECKISFLQSPAPAELEKKRLNTNII encoded by the exons TAGAAACATCTCCAACACCCTCAGTCAGTAACTGCACGTGTGAACTTGGTcatggaaaatgtgctgaaaacgGTGATTGCAG GTGTGATCCGGGATGGGGTGGACCGCGTTGTGATGACTGCGTGCGAATGCCCGGATGTGTCCATGGCTCCTGCCATCAGCCCTGGCAGTGCACCTGCATGGACGGGTGGGCGGGGCGATTCTGTGACAAAG ATATTTACGTGTGCTCCAGAAAGCAGCCGTGTCAGAATGGGGCTACCTGTGTCTTGAATGGCTCTGGGGATTACAGCTGCTTATGTCATGAAGGCTTTCATGGGCGGGACTGTGAACTGAAAACCGGGCCTTGCCAAAAGACTaa GTCCCCCTGCAAGAATGGTGGCCTCTGTGAGGATCTGGGTGGTTACGCTCCAGAACTGTCTTGTCGATGCCTGGCTGGCTTCACGGGGCCCCGCTGCGAGACCAACATGGATGACTGCCTGATGCGGCCCTGTGCCAACGGCGCCACCTGTCTGGATGGCGTGAACCGTTTTTCCTGCCTGTGCCCTGCAGGTTTCATCGGCCGTTTCTGCACCATCAACCTGGACGACTGCGCCAGCCAGCCCTGCCTCAACGGAGGACGCTGTATAGACCGAGTCTCCACCTTCCAGTGCTTCTGCGCTCCAGGTTACACTGGAAGAACATGCGAGATTCCCGTCTGGGAGTCAGGACCTCAAGCTGTGTCTCCGTTCAGGGGTGAAGGAGACAGAGTTACTCAAGTCAGTCGCTCCCACTGGACCACTCCTAGTGGGGAGGAGAGACGCTCGTTCAAAATCTCAGTGGTGACTCAGCATGGGGCGGAAGGGCTGTCAGAGCTGCAGCTCATCATCCTGCTGGTGTTGGGGGGCATGACTTTGGCCGTGGTGGCGCTAACAGGTGGTCTGGTGCTGCGCGGACATTGCCAAGACCGATCGGCTCGCTGTCGGTGCAGACCGGCCCCCGCTCATCATCGCCCATTCCACCGATGTCGGACAAACCTTCCGCCTGCGCAACAGGAATGCAAGATCAGCTTCCTCCAGTCTCCGGCTCCAGCTGAGCTCGAGAAGAAGAGGCTGAACACCAACATCATTTAG
- the LOC109068633 gene encoding protein delta homolog 2-like isoform X2: MESQIVCTMKLTVVLLLCGCGVLFKHRCEAQETSPTPSVSNCTCELGHGKCAENGDCRCDPGWGGPRCDDCVRMPGCVHGSCHQPWQCTCMDGWAGRFCDKDIYVCSRKQPCQNGATCVLNGSGDYSCLCHEGFHGRDCELKTGPCQKTKSPCKNGGLCEDLGGYAPELSCRCLAGFTGPRCETNMDDCLMRPCANGATCLDGVNRFSCLCPAGFIGRFCTINLDDCASQPCLNGGRCIDRVSTFQCFCAPGYTGRTCEIPVWESGPQAVSPFRGEGDRVTQVSRSHWTTPSGEERRSFKISVVTQHGAEGLSELQLIILLVLGGMTLAVVALTGGLVLRGHCQDRSARCRCRPAPAHHRPFHRCRTNLPPAQQECKISFLQSPAPAELEKKRLNTNII; the protein is encoded by the exons AAACATCTCCAACACCCTCAGTCAGTAACTGCACGTGTGAACTTGGTcatggaaaatgtgctgaaaacgGTGATTGCAG GTGTGATCCGGGATGGGGTGGACCGCGTTGTGATGACTGCGTGCGAATGCCCGGATGTGTCCATGGCTCCTGCCATCAGCCCTGGCAGTGCACCTGCATGGACGGGTGGGCGGGGCGATTCTGTGACAAAG ATATTTACGTGTGCTCCAGAAAGCAGCCGTGTCAGAATGGGGCTACCTGTGTCTTGAATGGCTCTGGGGATTACAGCTGCTTATGTCATGAAGGCTTTCATGGGCGGGACTGTGAACTGAAAACCGGGCCTTGCCAAAAGACTaa GTCCCCCTGCAAGAATGGTGGCCTCTGTGAGGATCTGGGTGGTTACGCTCCAGAACTGTCTTGTCGATGCCTGGCTGGCTTCACGGGGCCCCGCTGCGAGACCAACATGGATGACTGCCTGATGCGGCCCTGTGCCAACGGCGCCACCTGTCTGGATGGCGTGAACCGTTTTTCCTGCCTGTGCCCTGCAGGTTTCATCGGCCGTTTCTGCACCATCAACCTGGACGACTGCGCCAGCCAGCCCTGCCTCAACGGAGGACGCTGTATAGACCGAGTCTCCACCTTCCAGTGCTTCTGCGCTCCAGGTTACACTGGAAGAACATGCGAGATTCCCGTCTGGGAGTCAGGACCTCAAGCTGTGTCTCCGTTCAGGGGTGAAGGAGACAGAGTTACTCAAGTCAGTCGCTCCCACTGGACCACTCCTAGTGGGGAGGAGAGACGCTCGTTCAAAATCTCAGTGGTGACTCAGCATGGGGCGGAAGGGCTGTCAGAGCTGCAGCTCATCATCCTGCTGGTGTTGGGGGGCATGACTTTGGCCGTGGTGGCGCTAACAGGTGGTCTGGTGCTGCGCGGACATTGCCAAGACCGATCGGCTCGCTGTCGGTGCAGACCGGCCCCCGCTCATCATCGCCCATTCCACCGATGTCGGACAAACCTTCCGCCTGCGCAACAGGAATGCAAGATCAGCTTCCTCCAGTCTCCGGCTCCAGCTGAGCTCGAGAAGAAGAGGCTGAACACCAACATCATTTAG
- the LOC109073428 gene encoding male-enhanced antigen 1-like, with protein sequence MEVARARGMCPERVLPSSEEEVLRDRPVDTAVPEEWSGEDTEEDGGGEGDAGYYYQPLNQDPDGMNGSHTEPADEGTAAEQLQEVQDRIEAMGLFLPQPPAPDSDEEEDPEGAAAWRSHASIPMDADHVELVKRTMAAVNLPTLGVPSWAQEISDDQWKDMVQQTLQSRQSSAGLRLERK encoded by the exons ATGGAAGTGGCGAGGGCCCGAGGGATGTGTCCAGAGAGAGTGTTACCGAGCTCCGAGGAGGAAGTGCTGCGGGACCGGCCTGTAGACACCGCTGTGCCCGAGGAGTGGAGCGGAGAGGACACGGAGGAGGATGGAGGAGGCGAGGGCGATGCGGGGTATTATTATCAGCCTCTGAATCAAGACCCTGACGGGATGAACGGCTCGCACACAGAGCCCGCGGATGAAGGCACCGCCGCGGAGCAGCTTCAGGAGGTCCAGGACAGAATAGAG GCCATGGGTCTGTTCCTGCCCCAGCCTCCTGCTCCGGACAGCGATGAAGAGGAGGATCCTGAAGGAGCCGCTGCTTGGAGAAGTCACGCGTCCATTCCCATGGATGCAG ATCACGTTGAGCTGGTGAAAAGGACCATGGCGGCTGTAAATCTGCCGACACTAGGAGTTCCTTCCTGGGCCCAGGAGATCTCTGATGACCAGTGGAAGGACATGGTCCAGCAGACGCTTCAGTCCAGACAAAGCTCTGCGGGCCTGAGACTAGAACGCAAGTGA
- the LOC109068633 gene encoding protein delta homolog 2-like isoform X1: protein MESQIVCTMKLTVVLLLCGCGVLFKHRCEAQVETSPTPSVSNCTCELGHGKCAENGDCRCDPGWGGPRCDDCVRMPGCVHGSCHQPWQCTCMDGWAGRFCDKDIYVCSRKQPCQNGATCVLNGSGDYSCLCHEGFHGRDCELKTGPCQKTKSPCKNGGLCEDLGGYAPELSCRCLAGFTGPRCETNMDDCLMRPCANGATCLDGVNRFSCLCPAGFIGRFCTINLDDCASQPCLNGGRCIDRVSTFQCFCAPGYTGRTCEIPVWESGPQAVSPFRGEGDRVTQVSRSHWTTPSGEERRSFKISVVTQHGAEGLSELQLIILLVLGGMTLAVVALTGGLVLRGHCQDRSARCRCRPAPAHHRPFHRCRTNLPPAQQECKISFLQSPAPAELEKKRLNTNII, encoded by the exons TAGAAACATCTCCAACACCCTCAGTCAGTAACTGCACGTGTGAACTTGGTcatggaaaatgtgctgaaaacgGTGATTGCAG GTGTGATCCGGGATGGGGTGGACCGCGTTGTGATGACTGCGTGCGAATGCCCGGATGTGTCCATGGCTCCTGCCATCAGCCCTGGCAGTGCACCTGCATGGACGGGTGGGCGGGGCGATTCTGTGACAAAG ATATTTACGTGTGCTCCAGAAAGCAGCCGTGTCAGAATGGGGCTACCTGTGTCTTGAATGGCTCTGGGGATTACAGCTGCTTATGTCATGAAGGCTTTCATGGGCGGGACTGTGAACTGAAAACCGGGCCTTGCCAAAAGACTaa GTCCCCCTGCAAGAATGGTGGCCTCTGTGAGGATCTGGGTGGTTACGCTCCAGAACTGTCTTGTCGATGCCTGGCTGGCTTCACGGGGCCCCGCTGCGAGACCAACATGGATGACTGCCTGATGCGGCCCTGTGCCAACGGCGCCACCTGTCTGGATGGCGTGAACCGTTTTTCCTGCCTGTGCCCTGCAGGTTTCATCGGCCGTTTCTGCACCATCAACCTGGACGACTGCGCCAGCCAGCCCTGCCTCAACGGAGGACGCTGTATAGACCGAGTCTCCACCTTCCAGTGCTTCTGCGCTCCAGGTTACACTGGAAGAACATGCGAGATTCCCGTCTGGGAGTCAGGACCTCAAGCTGTGTCTCCGTTCAGGGGTGAAGGAGACAGAGTTACTCAAGTCAGTCGCTCCCACTGGACCACTCCTAGTGGGGAGGAGAGACGCTCGTTCAAAATCTCAGTGGTGACTCAGCATGGGGCGGAAGGGCTGTCAGAGCTGCAGCTCATCATCCTGCTGGTGTTGGGGGGCATGACTTTGGCCGTGGTGGCGCTAACAGGTGGTCTGGTGCTGCGCGGACATTGCCAAGACCGATCGGCTCGCTGTCGGTGCAGACCGGCCCCCGCTCATCATCGCCCATTCCACCGATGTCGGACAAACCTTCCGCCTGCGCAACAGGAATGCAAGATCAGCTTCCTCCAGTCTCCGGCTCCAGCTGAGCTCGAGAAGAAGAGGCTGAACACCAACATCATTTAG
- the LOC109068633 gene encoding protein delta homolog 2-like isoform X4 — translation MKLTVVLLLCGCGVLFKHRCEAQETSPTPSVSNCTCELGHGKCAENGDCRCDPGWGGPRCDDCVRMPGCVHGSCHQPWQCTCMDGWAGRFCDKDIYVCSRKQPCQNGATCVLNGSGDYSCLCHEGFHGRDCELKTGPCQKTKSPCKNGGLCEDLGGYAPELSCRCLAGFTGPRCETNMDDCLMRPCANGATCLDGVNRFSCLCPAGFIGRFCTINLDDCASQPCLNGGRCIDRVSTFQCFCAPGYTGRTCEIPVWESGPQAVSPFRGEGDRVTQVSRSHWTTPSGEERRSFKISVVTQHGAEGLSELQLIILLVLGGMTLAVVALTGGLVLRGHCQDRSARCRCRPAPAHHRPFHRCRTNLPPAQQECKISFLQSPAPAELEKKRLNTNII, via the exons AAACATCTCCAACACCCTCAGTCAGTAACTGCACGTGTGAACTTGGTcatggaaaatgtgctgaaaacgGTGATTGCAG GTGTGATCCGGGATGGGGTGGACCGCGTTGTGATGACTGCGTGCGAATGCCCGGATGTGTCCATGGCTCCTGCCATCAGCCCTGGCAGTGCACCTGCATGGACGGGTGGGCGGGGCGATTCTGTGACAAAG ATATTTACGTGTGCTCCAGAAAGCAGCCGTGTCAGAATGGGGCTACCTGTGTCTTGAATGGCTCTGGGGATTACAGCTGCTTATGTCATGAAGGCTTTCATGGGCGGGACTGTGAACTGAAAACCGGGCCTTGCCAAAAGACTaa GTCCCCCTGCAAGAATGGTGGCCTCTGTGAGGATCTGGGTGGTTACGCTCCAGAACTGTCTTGTCGATGCCTGGCTGGCTTCACGGGGCCCCGCTGCGAGACCAACATGGATGACTGCCTGATGCGGCCCTGTGCCAACGGCGCCACCTGTCTGGATGGCGTGAACCGTTTTTCCTGCCTGTGCCCTGCAGGTTTCATCGGCCGTTTCTGCACCATCAACCTGGACGACTGCGCCAGCCAGCCCTGCCTCAACGGAGGACGCTGTATAGACCGAGTCTCCACCTTCCAGTGCTTCTGCGCTCCAGGTTACACTGGAAGAACATGCGAGATTCCCGTCTGGGAGTCAGGACCTCAAGCTGTGTCTCCGTTCAGGGGTGAAGGAGACAGAGTTACTCAAGTCAGTCGCTCCCACTGGACCACTCCTAGTGGGGAGGAGAGACGCTCGTTCAAAATCTCAGTGGTGACTCAGCATGGGGCGGAAGGGCTGTCAGAGCTGCAGCTCATCATCCTGCTGGTGTTGGGGGGCATGACTTTGGCCGTGGTGGCGCTAACAGGTGGTCTGGTGCTGCGCGGACATTGCCAAGACCGATCGGCTCGCTGTCGGTGCAGACCGGCCCCCGCTCATCATCGCCCATTCCACCGATGTCGGACAAACCTTCCGCCTGCGCAACAGGAATGCAAGATCAGCTTCCTCCAGTCTCCGGCTCCAGCTGAGCTCGAGAAGAAGAGGCTGAACACCAACATCATTTAG